One window of the Populus trichocarpa isolate Nisqually-1 chromosome 9, P.trichocarpa_v4.1, whole genome shotgun sequence genome contains the following:
- the LOC7488114 gene encoding flowering-promoting factor 1: MSGVWIFDKNGVARLITNPTRESFEQKEPLHPGTATAPGARPRVLVYLPANHVIRSYTELEQRLAELGWTRYYNSNQPNLLQFHKSDNSAHLISLPRDFDSFKPLHMYDIVVKNRSFFEVRDPAAS; the protein is encoded by the coding sequence ATGTCCGGTGTTTGGATATTTGACAAGAACGGAGTGGCTCGCCTGATAACAAATCCTACAAGAGAGTCTTTCGAGCAGAAAGAGCCACTCCATCCAGGCACAGCCACGGCTCCTGGGGCTAGACCCAGGGTCCTTGTCTATCTCCCAGCAAACCATGTGATCCGTTCCTACACCGAACTCGAGCAGCGACTAGCAGAACTTGGCTGGACTCGCTACTATAACTCCAACCAGCCCAACCTTCTGCAATTTCACAAGTCTGACAACTCGGCCCATCTCATTTCTCTTCCTCGAGATTTCGATAGCTTCAAACCTCTCCACATGTATGATATTGTCGTGAAGAATCGATCTTTCTTTGAAGTTCGAGATCCTGCAGCGAGTTAA